One part of the Sneathia vaginalis genome encodes these proteins:
- a CDS encoding glucose-1-phosphate adenylyltransferase, producing the protein MEVLAMILAGGRGSRLDILSQNRVKPSVPFAGKFRIIDFALSNCSNSGIYNVALLTQYLPLSLNEHIGAGKPWDLDRRDTSVTLLQPFQNASGSIEWYHGTADAIRQNIRFIRHQMPKYVLILSGDHIYKMNYSKMLENHKKNDASLTVAVHKVPENQAKRFGILGTDETNRITSFEEKPSKPKSNLASMGIYIFNTEILLDYLLASKQVELDFGKDIIPEMLKNNEKVYAHYFEGYWMDIGTYESYHEANLDLIKKSEEVGINLYDKDWKIYTKSINSAPVRIGETGSIINSLVCDGCKIEGRVENSVLGPGVTVRVGSTVTNSIIFEGTYVSENAHIDYAIIDKYVNIGKFSLIGYGDDYTHNIEKPDLLYTGLSVLGKNTMVGDNVIIGRNIRIYSNMKIDSNTKIKSGETIK; encoded by the coding sequence ATGGAAGTACTTGCAATGATTTTAGCTGGTGGTAGAGGGTCAAGATTAGACATTCTATCACAAAATAGAGTAAAACCAAGCGTCCCATTTGCTGGAAAATTTAGAATTATAGATTTTGCACTAAGTAATTGTAGCAACTCAGGAATATATAATGTTGCACTTTTAACACAATATTTGCCCTTATCGTTAAATGAACACATAGGTGCAGGTAAACCATGGGATTTAGACAGACGTGATACATCTGTTACACTATTACAACCATTTCAAAATGCTAGTGGATCAATAGAGTGGTATCACGGTACAGCCGATGCGATAAGACAAAATATTAGATTTATCCGTCATCAAATGCCTAAATATGTACTTATTTTATCAGGTGACCACATATATAAGATGAATTATTCAAAAATGTTAGAAAATCATAAGAAAAATGATGCAAGTTTAACGGTTGCTGTACATAAAGTTCCTGAAAATCAAGCAAAAAGATTTGGAATATTAGGAACAGATGAAACAAATCGTATAACTTCATTTGAAGAAAAGCCAAGTAAACCTAAGAGTAATCTTGCTTCTATGGGTATATACATTTTTAACACTGAAATCTTATTGGATTATCTATTAGCATCAAAACAAGTTGAACTTGACTTTGGTAAGGATATAATACCAGAAATGCTTAAAAACAATGAAAAAGTTTATGCACACTACTTTGAAGGTTATTGGATGGATATTGGAACATACGAATCATACCATGAAGCTAACCTAGACTTAATAAAAAAATCTGAAGAAGTAGGGATTAACCTATATGATAAAGATTGGAAAATTTATACAAAAAGTATAAATTCTGCACCAGTTAGAATAGGTGAAACTGGAAGTATAATTAATTCGTTGGTTTGTGATGGTTGTAAAATTGAGGGTAGAGTTGAAAATTCTGTATTGGGTCCTGGAGTAACAGTTAGAGTAGGATCTACAGTTACAAACTCTATAATATTTGAAGGAACTTATGTATCGGAAAATGCACATATCGATTATGCTATAATTGATAAATATGTAAATATAGGTAAATTTAGTTTAATAGGATATGGCGACGATTACACACATAATATAGAAAAGCCAGATTTACTTTATACAGGTCTTAGTGTTTTAGGAAAGAACACTATGGTGGGTGATAATGT
- a CDS encoding UvrD-helicase domain-containing protein has translation MKCDIISASAGTGKTYTMAIKYLLALNEGVNFENILVITFTKKATAEIRERIIIFLKKIIFKEPGYEDILASMSTQIDYKNLKKAYENMLKNSENIKIFTNDSFINKIFTKTICPRYNIYNFETEETNSVEYLKKLLNALVSNKEYFKIFKTFYNLDENSKEIDKYYDVINNILENRPNIYNYLDDLSNVQRERVEDFCEIKCEIIQYLSDKTNLTKLAKSFLSANNITELEDFTTSGLVSRAKNEFETYFKEELVPKLAKIYINEVIIPYNIAYKKLAKICYTLDEKLKFNYHNFTFSDKAFYTYKYNIDPVDVFPNIDIIMIDEFQDTDPIQFEIILRLVTYAKKLFIVGDEKQAIYSFRGGDVSLFRNLENILSDRFKDISIKRSTLTTCYRSTNNIIDYVNNYFKDIPNFNYDKVLCKKTGGYVKVFNNDDLINHLVENKLYTNTAILARTNSDLDVYKKYLEKNNIHYESIQSIRLYNDKNVINLMYLIDYLVTTNSYSLFKFLRSDLVGYTLEQIKEIINGKKVLEVEKLKLAKNNFKKTYLKLFGYGINYDNEDILNINKFLNLVDQYPNLKEFYDYFKTKGKNILKDSASIENGVSLITMHKSKGLEYDSVYVPVKYSEENFAKFTLVKTEDNVIFLKKKKYIVLTQFEKYINIYQEKEKLEFYNLIYVALTRAKKNLIIIPDKKSLGIFSDYEIGKIENSDIVEQNTSTAMFTNKDFFGVTEYKKKNYENTSISKEISRKKGLAVHYFMENIKTKKDIDFAYSMFLRKYANLVGPILTDKIYKACTEYIKKYEHIFADQFEVYNEYEIEDSMGNKFRIDRMNVDRKNNEIIIYDYKTKKDAELSETYQQQLDNYKNIIENTEEFKNFSVKTKILSIIF, from the coding sequence ATGAAATGTGATATAATAAGTGCTAGTGCTGGTACTGGTAAGACATATACAATGGCTATAAAATATCTTTTAGCCTTAAATGAGGGTGTAAATTTTGAAAATATATTAGTAATAACTTTTACAAAAAAAGCAACTGCTGAAATTAGAGAAAGAATAATAATATTTTTGAAAAAAATAATATTTAAAGAACCTGGTTATGAAGATATACTAGCTAGTATGTCTACACAAATAGACTATAAAAATCTAAAAAAAGCATATGAAAATATGTTAAAGAATTCTGAAAATATTAAAATTTTTACAAATGATAGCTTTATTAACAAAATTTTTACTAAAACTATTTGCCCTAGATATAATATATATAACTTTGAAACAGAAGAAACTAATTCAGTAGAATATCTAAAAAAATTATTGAATGCTTTAGTCTCTAATAAAGAATATTTTAAAATTTTTAAAACTTTCTATAACCTAGATGAAAACTCTAAAGAAATTGATAAATACTATGATGTAATTAATAATATCTTAGAAAATAGACCTAATATATATAATTATCTTGATGATTTATCAAATGTACAAAGAGAAAGAGTAGAAGATTTTTGTGAAATAAAATGTGAGATTATTCAATATCTTAGTGATAAAACTAATCTTACAAAATTAGCTAAAAGTTTTTTAAGTGCTAATAATATAACTGAGCTTGAAGACTTTACAACTTCAGGTCTAGTATCAAGAGCAAAGAATGAATTTGAAACATATTTCAAAGAAGAGTTAGTGCCTAAATTAGCTAAAATTTATATTAACGAGGTCATAATACCATATAATATAGCGTATAAGAAATTAGCTAAAATCTGCTATACTCTTGATGAAAAATTAAAATTTAACTATCATAATTTCACATTTTCTGATAAGGCTTTTTATACATATAAGTATAATATAGATCCTGTAGATGTATTTCCAAATATAGATATTATCATGATAGATGAATTTCAAGATACAGACCCTATACAGTTTGAAATTATCTTACGTCTTGTAACATATGCAAAAAAACTTTTCATAGTAGGAGACGAAAAACAAGCTATTTACTCATTTAGGGGAGGGGATGTAAGTCTATTTAGAAATCTTGAAAATATATTATCTGATAGATTTAAGGATATATCAATAAAAAGATCTACATTAACAACTTGCTATAGAAGTACTAATAATATAATAGACTATGTTAATAACTATTTTAAAGATATACCTAATTTTAATTATGATAAGGTCCTATGTAAAAAAACTGGTGGTTATGTAAAAGTCTTTAATAACGATGACCTTATTAACCACTTAGTAGAAAATAAGCTATACACCAATACCGCTATATTAGCAAGAACAAATAGTGACCTTGATGTATATAAAAAATATTTAGAAAAAAATAATATACATTATGAATCTATACAAAGTATAAGGCTATATAACGATAAAAATGTCATAAATCTAATGTACTTAATTGACTATCTAGTAACAACTAATAGTTATTCCTTATTTAAATTTTTAAGATCTGACTTAGTAGGATATACATTAGAACAAATAAAAGAAATAATTAATGGAAAAAAAGTATTAGAAGTAGAAAAATTAAAACTAGCAAAAAATAATTTTAAAAAAACATATTTAAAACTATTTGGTTATGGAATTAACTATGATAATGAAGATATATTGAATATAAATAAATTTTTAAATCTAGTTGATCAGTATCCAAATTTAAAAGAATTTTATGACTACTTCAAAACTAAGGGTAAAAATATTTTAAAAGATAGTGCTAGTATAGAAAATGGTGTTAGCCTAATTACTATGCATAAGTCTAAGGGTCTAGAATATGATAGTGTTTATGTACCTGTAAAATATAGTGAAGAAAACTTTGCTAAATTTACCCTCGTTAAGACAGAGGATAATGTAATATTCTTAAAAAAGAAAAAATATATTGTTCTTACTCAATTTGAAAAATATATAAATATTTATCAAGAAAAAGAAAAGTTAGAATTCTATAACCTAATATATGTAGCCCTAACAAGAGCGAAAAAGAACCTAATTATTATCCCAGATAAAAAAAGCCTAGGAATATTTTCAGACTATGAAATAGGTAAAATAGAAAACAGTGATATTGTAGAACAAAATACTAGTACAGCTATGTTTACAAATAAAGATTTCTTTGGTGTTACGGAGTATAAGAAAAAAAATTATGAGAACACCTCAATTTCTAAGGAAATAAGTAGAAAAAAAGGTCTTGCTGTACACTATTTCATGGAAAATATTAAGACTAAAAAAGATATAGACTTTGCTTATTCTATGTTTTTGAGAAAATATGCTAATCTTGTTGGTCCAATATTAACTGATAAAATCTATAAGGCATGTACAGAGTATATAAAAAAATATGAACATATATTTGCTGACCAATTTGAGGTATACAATGAATATGAAATAGAAGATAGTATGGGAAATAAATTTAGAATAGATAGAATGAATGTTGATAGAAAAAATAATGAAATAATAATTTATGACTATAAGACTAAAAAAGATGCAGAATTATCAGAAACTTACCAACAACAACTCGACAATTATAAAAATATAATAGAGAATACAGAAGAATTTAAAAATTTTTCTGTAAAAACCAAAATTTTGTCTATTATTTTTTAA
- a CDS encoding PD-(D/E)XK nuclease family protein — MIEYIYHDITEKINIQGNDNTELVLNNKLELYNFFDRIHITKKIDLKEEKEVIFFYNSLDNQDKKLFNIKEYFDCIDIAYNFYNLMQDIHNNMIEKEDIVNILDSWQEKYIDTIYKIDAKMKSNKKYCPKYLKYFDCHIVNNYTKLYLINIFNISKREKEILNNLGIPVEFHLYVSKEDYDETNNILKNITYKKIDNVKAYSFNNTDTFLIYLTQYLQDNIQRKEKISLVDFSDNKKIYKQVSQNLLDYKIDRKFNISKTVTLLNHIYNILENNNLIYPIFYAVLDKDFVNFFEIKKDEIEKINSYMENSKKYINTDLIDKIHSTSLDEIYDRIIDTYTDEASIFVEALTEINSIKDFEGFNISDDELFNLKLLIKYLNDKPFKKELASTNFSFSTINNVEKSDELILLNLQDDLLKKENNFILSNLQRSKLKLSNNLDMKYEKYYPYIRKMYNKKSVLLFFIQNIEEDIEVCSVFKDLIYQTNIDIKNISYTPKEKIDFLNSAYSPRNIEKNEIFLTKKDNITLNNEFDNIHINAYNFYEFMESNIEIYFSNLLKKNKIRDINVDEISIGANVIGNIVHKIFEIAINRKEYNNLDKIKDEVLEQYRSYIITDYFNLYNTLLFTPVLSGILKFLKDNMENNLLSEIKLLLDYKNLNINIRQDILIESENGVDIVDIKTGKYNKKIDKHQKYQLMAYRLFNELNGKNINDTYLYFPFNKNSVKENENITVVELNKRIDEINKLTKIEMDAKDINYGLIDILRGSDYEM; from the coding sequence ATGATAGAATATATTTACCACGATATTACAGAAAAAATTAATATACAGGGTAATGATAATACTGAGCTTGTTTTAAATAACAAGCTCGAATTATATAATTTCTTTGATAGAATACATATAACTAAAAAGATTGATTTAAAAGAAGAAAAAGAAGTTATCTTCTTCTATAATTCCCTTGATAATCAAGATAAAAAGCTTTTTAATATAAAGGAATATTTTGACTGTATAGATATTGCATACAATTTCTATAATTTAATGCAAGATATACACAATAATATGATAGAAAAAGAAGATATAGTTAATATATTAGATAGTTGGCAAGAAAAATATATAGATACAATATATAAAATAGATGCGAAGATGAAGTCTAATAAAAAATATTGTCCTAAATATTTAAAATATTTTGATTGTCATATTGTAAATAACTATACAAAACTTTACTTAATTAATATCTTTAATATATCGAAAAGAGAAAAAGAAATTTTAAATAATCTTGGTATACCTGTAGAGTTTCACCTATATGTCAGTAAAGAAGATTATGATGAAACAAATAATATTTTAAAAAATATTACATATAAAAAAATAGATAATGTTAAAGCATATTCATTTAATAATACCGACACATTTTTAATATATTTAACTCAATACCTACAAGATAATATTCAAAGAAAAGAAAAAATCAGTCTTGTAGATTTTTCTGATAATAAGAAAATATATAAGCAGGTTTCGCAAAATTTACTAGACTACAAAATTGATAGAAAGTTTAATATTTCAAAGACTGTTACCTTATTAAATCATATATATAATATACTAGAAAATAATAATTTAATATATCCCATATTTTATGCAGTTCTAGATAAAGACTTTGTTAATTTTTTTGAAATTAAAAAAGATGAGATAGAAAAGATTAATTCATATATGGAAAATTCTAAAAAGTATATAAACACAGATTTAATAGATAAAATTCATAGTACTAGTCTTGATGAAATATATGATAGGATAATAGATACGTATACAGATGAAGCAAGTATCTTTGTTGAAGCTCTTACAGAAATAAATAGCATAAAAGATTTTGAAGGATTTAATATATCAGATGATGAACTATTTAATTTAAAATTATTAATCAAGTATCTAAATGATAAACCTTTCAAAAAAGAACTAGCTAGTACTAATTTTTCTTTCTCAACTATTAATAATGTAGAAAAAAGTGATGAATTAATTTTACTTAATTTACAAGATGACTTATTGAAAAAAGAGAATAATTTCATACTCTCTAATCTGCAACGTTCTAAATTAAAATTAAGTAATAATCTAGATATGAAATATGAGAAGTACTATCCATATATTCGAAAAATGTATAATAAAAAAAGTGTCTTACTCTTTTTTATACAAAATATAGAAGAAGATATAGAAGTTTGTTCTGTTTTTAAAGATCTTATTTACCAAACTAACATAGATATTAAAAATATTTCATATACACCAAAGGAAAAGATAGACTTTTTAAATTCTGCATATAGTCCTAGAAATATTGAGAAAAATGAAATATTCTTAACAAAAAAAGATAATATTACGTTAAATAATGAATTTGATAATATACACATTAATGCATACAACTTCTATGAATTTATGGAATCGAATATAGAAATATATTTCTCAAATCTTTTAAAGAAAAATAAGATAAGAGACATTAATGTAGATGAAATTTCAATAGGTGCTAATGTAATAGGAAATATTGTACATAAAATCTTTGAAATTGCTATTAATAGAAAAGAGTACAATAATCTTGATAAAATAAAAGACGAAGTACTTGAACAATACCGTTCGTATATTATAACCGATTACTTCAATCTATATAACACACTTTTATTCACACCAGTTTTAAGTGGTATTTTAAAATTTTTAAAAGATAATATGGAAAATAACCTATTATCAGAAATAAAACTACTATTAGACTATAAGAATTTAAATATTAATATAAGACAAGATATATTAATAGAAAGTGAAAATGGTGTAGATATAGTGGATATTAAAACAGGTAAGTATAATAAAAAAATTGATAAACATCAAAAGTATCAGTTAATGGCATATAGACTCTTTAATGAATTAAATGGTAAGAACATTAATGATACCTATCTATACTTTCCGTTTAATAAAAATAGTGTAAAAGAAAATGAAAATATTACAGTAGTAGAATTAAATAAACGTATAGATGAAATAAATAAATTAACTAAAATAGAAATGGATGCTAAGGATATTAACTACGGTCTAATAGATATTTTAAGGGGGTCAGATTATGAAATGTGA
- a CDS encoding PolC-type DNA polymerase III, with amino-acid sequence MLRTKIIRPYKGIEKAFGLDSLEIVAVKVIPSHINELLVKIKVINASKIDDFFRLNRLITNYLSEYENSYKTVYYIEFDKTASYFDVIKYTIAQMTLEKPGIVPLLLNYELITDISGIIVKLPSKLQVKECLDNMIDIELRKKIEKIYPDRKVSITFKEQGEKEKEVVEKKKVEPEKVLIVDLSVGKFIESSGEVFDIVEKEIKTRTGLFKKILTFYITDYNTSLSCRKFYNIDDNIGISIGDIVTVKGTYKKDDAYTREYYVDTKSIVKTGVANHEIVDTAPKKRVELNIKTNMSEMYANINPKKLSSMLEHIGYTSYAVADIGVVHAFPFLYNNSSENMKVIFGVDAFMVDDAEQLVVNPSDNSIKDETYVVFDIETTGLSPYNDKIIEIGAVKVKNFDVIDTYSVFINPEIPLSEFTTQLTSITNEDVKNAKTIEQILPEFLEFIGQATLVAQNAKFDVGFMYEKSRQLGIDVNFKYIDTIQWARLTIPDQKKFNLDALCKRFGVVNEHHHRAINDAEVTAKIFKCLMELVIKMGANTLKDVNNLHIDNKIAPVKKTTILVKNKRGLKTLYKLISESFLDYFGNSKPRIPKSILTENREDFLISPSPSYGFNESGELVELYFRGLPKEYIEQKAKYYDYIQLLPVSCYEKEIKEGEVSSEEQIQEMNRYFYTLGKKLGKKVVAVGNTMYMHQYEYKSKSVLQIANADFKAAKYNANAHFRTTTDMLEEFKYMGEDVAYEIVVENTNDISDSIDRIQPIPSGFYPPKIDGDREMVKKLTYDKAYELYGENIPELIKKRIEKELNAIINNGFAVLYLIAQKLVKKSVDNGYLVGSRGSVGSSIVAYLMGITEVNGLSPHYRCPNKECKNIEIYDLETSGVDLPEKNCPKCGTKYIRDGHAIPFEVFMGFNGEKVPDIDLNFSSEYQSEIHKYTEEIFGKKFVFRAGTISTTAKNNAIGYAKKYYEETLKDFLKKESIKKFGVFENTPIQDNFRDTLLKNELSKNMAEIVRLAKLIEGTRKTTGQHPGGMVVIPNDMSVFDFTPIQKPANDLTSDSTTTHFDYHVMDAQLVKLDILGHDDPTTLKILEDLTGISPYTLPLTDPKVLSLFTSTKALGVTPEQIGTELGTNGIPEFGTNFVKEMLKDTKPTTFTELVRISGLSHGTDVWLNNAKDYINANVASLSEVITVRDDIMNYLILQGMDKSLAFKIMEFVRRGKPSKLKEQWEEYKKEMRKSGAKEWYIESCEKIKYMFPKGHAVAYVMMAIRIAYFKVYYPLEFYTAYLNRKISSFTMSKMFKPVEKLKERLKELDMIANKNANDKAEFALLEILIEMHYRGIELLPVDLEKSAARSFIINDGKIRIPFIGIDQLGEIAATNIVKARQVKAFTSQEDLMKRAGINNSVMETLRKYNIITNLSLTEQQTLF; translated from the coding sequence ATGTTAAGAACAAAGATAATAAGACCATATAAGGGAATAGAAAAGGCTTTTGGACTAGATAGTCTAGAAATTGTAGCCGTTAAGGTTATTCCCTCACATATTAATGAACTATTAGTTAAAATTAAAGTAATAAATGCTAGTAAGATAGATGACTTTTTCAGATTAAATAGACTTATCACTAACTATTTATCAGAATATGAAAATAGTTATAAAACAGTATATTACATAGAGTTTGATAAAACTGCTAGCTATTTTGACGTAATTAAATATACTATAGCACAAATGACATTAGAAAAACCTGGTATAGTGCCTCTTCTATTAAACTATGAACTAATTACTGACATTAGTGGTATCATAGTTAAATTACCTTCTAAACTACAAGTCAAAGAATGTTTAGATAATATGATAGACATTGAATTGAGAAAAAAAATTGAAAAGATTTATCCCGATAGAAAAGTATCTATTACTTTTAAAGAACAAGGGGAAAAAGAAAAAGAAGTAGTTGAAAAAAAGAAAGTTGAACCTGAAAAAGTTTTAATAGTAGACTTATCTGTTGGTAAATTTATTGAATCTAGTGGTGAAGTATTTGATATTGTCGAAAAAGAAATTAAAACTAGAACTGGTCTTTTTAAAAAGATTCTAACTTTCTATATCACTGACTACAATACCTCATTATCTTGCCGTAAATTCTATAATATAGACGACAATATTGGAATTTCAATAGGAGATATTGTTACTGTAAAAGGGACTTACAAAAAAGATGACGCCTATACAAGAGAATATTATGTAGATACAAAAAGTATAGTTAAAACAGGTGTTGCAAACCATGAAATTGTTGATACTGCACCTAAGAAAAGAGTAGAACTTAATATTAAGACTAATATGAGTGAAATGTATGCGAATATAAATCCAAAGAAATTATCTAGTATGCTAGAACATATCGGATACACCTCATATGCAGTAGCAGATATTGGTGTTGTGCATGCTTTTCCCTTCCTATACAATAATAGTAGTGAAAATATGAAGGTCATATTTGGAGTAGACGCATTTATGGTTGATGATGCTGAACAATTAGTTGTAAATCCAAGTGATAATAGTATAAAAGATGAAACCTATGTAGTATTTGACATTGAAACTACTGGTTTGTCACCATATAATGATAAGATAATAGAAATAGGGGCTGTTAAGGTTAAAAATTTTGATGTAATAGATACATATTCAGTATTTATTAACCCTGAAATACCCTTATCAGAATTTACAACACAACTTACAAGTATAACAAATGAAGATGTTAAGAACGCTAAAACTATAGAACAAATACTACCTGAATTTCTTGAGTTCATAGGTCAAGCTACACTAGTTGCACAAAATGCAAAATTTGACGTTGGATTTATGTATGAAAAGAGTAGACAATTAGGTATTGATGTTAATTTTAAATATATCGACACTATACAGTGGGCAAGATTAACTATACCAGATCAAAAGAAATTTAATCTTGATGCCTTATGTAAAAGATTTGGTGTAGTAAATGAACATCACCATAGAGCGATAAATGACGCTGAGGTTACAGCTAAAATTTTTAAGTGCTTAATGGAACTAGTAATAAAAATGGGGGCTAATACACTAAAAGATGTTAATAATCTACATATAGATAATAAGATAGCACCTGTAAAAAAGACTACAATACTAGTTAAGAATAAAAGAGGATTAAAAACACTATACAAGCTAATTAGTGAATCATTCCTAGACTATTTTGGTAATTCTAAACCAAGAATACCTAAGAGTATACTAACAGAAAATAGAGAAGACTTTTTAATTTCACCATCACCATCATATGGTTTTAATGAATCTGGTGAATTAGTTGAACTATACTTTAGAGGTCTTCCTAAGGAATATATAGAACAAAAAGCAAAATACTATGACTATATCCAACTATTACCTGTTAGTTGCTATGAAAAAGAAATAAAAGAGGGGGAAGTTAGTAGCGAAGAGCAAATACAAGAAATGAATCGTTACTTCTATACCCTTGGTAAAAAACTAGGTAAAAAAGTTGTTGCTGTTGGAAATACCATGTATATGCATCAGTATGAGTATAAGTCAAAATCAGTATTACAAATTGCAAATGCAGATTTTAAAGCAGCTAAGTATAACGCTAATGCCCATTTTAGAACTACAACTGATATGTTAGAAGAGTTTAAATATATGGGTGAAGATGTTGCTTATGAAATAGTTGTAGAAAACACAAATGATATATCTGATAGTATTGATAGAATACAACCTATACCTAGTGGATTTTATCCACCTAAAATTGATGGTGACAGGGAAATGGTTAAAAAATTAACCTATGATAAAGCATATGAACTATATGGTGAAAATATACCTGAGTTAATCAAAAAAAGAATAGAAAAAGAATTAAATGCAATAATAAATAACGGGTTTGCTGTTCTATACTTAATAGCTCAAAAACTAGTTAAAAAATCAGTAGATAATGGATACCTTGTTGGTTCAAGAGGATCTGTTGGTTCATCTATAGTTGCATATTTAATGGGAATAACTGAGGTTAATGGTTTATCACCACATTATAGATGTCCTAATAAGGAATGTAAAAATATTGAAATATATGATCTTGAAACATCAGGTGTAGACTTACCAGAAAAGAATTGTCCTAAATGTGGTACAAAATATATACGTGATGGACACGCTATACCTTTTGAAGTATTTATGGGATTTAATGGTGAAAAAGTACCAGATATAGACCTTAATTTTTCTAGTGAATATCAAAGTGAAATTCATAAATACACTGAAGAAATTTTTGGTAAAAAATTTGTATTTAGAGCTGGTACAATTTCAACAACAGCAAAGAATAATGCAATAGGTTACGCTAAAAAATATTATGAAGAAACTTTAAAAGACTTTTTAAAGAAAGAATCTATAAAAAAATTTGGTGTTTTTGAAAATACACCAATACAAGATAACTTTAGAGATACCTTACTAAAAAATGAATTAAGTAAAAATATGGCTGAAATAGTTAGACTAGCTAAATTAATAGAAGGTACTAGAAAAACAACAGGACAACACCCTGGTGGTATGGTTGTAATTCCTAATGATATGTCTGTATTTGACTTTACACCAATACAAAAACCTGCAAATGATTTAACATCAGATTCTACAACTACGCATTTTGATTATCACGTTATGGATGCACAACTTGTTAAATTAGATATATTAGGACATGACGATCCAACTACCTTAAAAATATTAGAAGATTTAACTGGTATAAGTCCATATACATTACCACTAACAGATCCCAAAGTATTAAGCCTATTTACCTCAACAAAGGCACTAGGTGTAACACCTGAACAGATTGGTACTGAATTAGGGACAAATGGAATACCTGAATTTGGAACTAACTTTGTTAAGGAAATGCTAAAAGATACAAAACCTACAACATTTACTGAATTAGTACGTATATCAGGATTATCACATGGTACAGATGTTTGGTTAAATAACGCAAAAGACTATATTAATGCAAATGTTGCAAGTCTTAGTGAAGTTATTACCGTAAGAGATGACATTATGAACTATTTAATCTTACAAGGTATGGATAAGAGTTTAGCATTTAAGATTATGGAATTTGTAAGACGTGGTAAACCATCAAAATTAAAAGAACAATGGGAAGAATACAAAAAGGAAATGCGTAAATCTGGTGCAAAAGAGTGGTATATTGAATCATGCGAAAAAATTAAGTATATGTTCCCTAAAGGACACGCTGTTGCCTATGTTATGATGGCAATAAGAATTGCATACTTTAAAGTATACTATCCACTTGAATTTTATACTGCTTACTTAAATAGAAAAATTTCATCATTTACCATGAGTAAAATGTTTAAACCCGTTGAAAAATTAAAAGAACGTTTAAAAGAACTAGATATGATAGCGAATAAGAATGCAAATGATAAAGCAGAATTTGCCTTACTTGAAATTTTAATAGAAATGCATTACAGGGGTATAGAGTTATTGCCAGTAGATTTAGAAAAATCTGCTGCAAGGTCATTTATAATAAATGATGGGAAAATTAGAATCCCCTTTATAGGCATAGACCAATTAGGAGAAATAGCTGCTACTAATATAGTAAAGGCTAGACAAGTAAAGGCATTTACATCTCAAGAAGATTTAATGAAAAGAGCTGGAATCAATAATTCTGTAATGGAAACATTGAGAAAGTATAATATAATAACAAACTTATCACTTACAGAACAACAAACTTTATTCTAG
- a CDS encoding deoxynucleoside kinase → MSYYKDFFESIKIKEEIMKGTICIEGVVGVGKTTLGRLIAKRYGVNLYEEPVVNNPILDKFYHDKNRWSFTSQIFFLNKRFKMIKDASKKNACVLDRSIYGDVIFSKMLVHDGFMTQEEFDIYEELLYNMLEHVEKPRLMIYLETSVDCAVAKIKKRGRDYEQIVPRQYWENLDKNYREYFKHYNLSDLIVINVDNRDFLNNPEDREYVFELLDKKLK, encoded by the coding sequence ATGAGTTATTACAAAGATTTTTTTGAAAGTATTAAAATTAAGGAGGAAATAATGAAGGGGACTATATGTATAGAAGGTGTTGTAGGTGTTGGGAAGACTACATTAGGTAGATTAATTGCGAAGCGTTATGGAGTAAATCTTTATGAAGAACCTGTAGTCAATAACCCTATACTAGATAAATTTTATCATGACAAGAATAGATGGAGTTTTACATCACAAATTTTCTTTTTAAATAAAAGATTTAAAATGATAAAGGATGCAAGTAAAAAGAATGCTTGTGTTTTAGATAGATCAATTTATGGTGATGTAATATTTAGTAAAATGCTTGTTCATGATGGATTTATGACTCAGGAAGAATTTGATATATATGAAGAACTTTTATACAACATGCTAGAACACGTAGAAAAACCAAGACTTATGATATATCTTGAAACTTCAGTTGACTGTGCAGTTGCTAAAATTAAAAAAAGAGGAAGAGACTATGAACAAATAGTTCCAAGACAATATTGGGAAAATCTTGATAAGAATTATAGGGAATACTTTAAACACTATAATCTTTCTGATTTAATTGTAATTAATGTAGATAATAGAGATTTTTTAAATAATCCTGAAGATAGAGAATATGTATTTGAATTATTAGATAAGAAGTTGAAATAA